The sequence GACCCTGGTGCGGGGTGACCTGACCGCTGCCGTCGATGCCATCCGGCTGTCTCGGCGGACCCTCGCGATCATCAAGGGCAACCTGTTCTGGGCGTTCGCCTACAACGTGGCGGCGCTCCCGCTGGCCGCGGCTGGTCTGCTCAACCCGATGATCGCCGGGGCTGCGATGGCCTTCTCCTCGGTCTTCGTGGTCGTCAACAGTCTCCGGCTGCGGGGCTTCCGCCCGCTGGCCCCGGTCACGCAAGGACTCCGGTCTACCGGCCACCCCCGGTAACGAGGAGCAGCCCAAGCCCGCGTGGCCGGCGCGTTTTGTGCAGCTGTCGGGCGGGTACGCATCCTGCCGGGAGTGCGGTGTCGCCGGAGGATCGTCGCCGGACGCGCCCAGCGGCGGGGGCGTGACGTGTCCCACCGTCGAGTCCACTCGTTGCCAGGACAACGCCGTGCGGGCGGCGTTGACATCAAACCGGGGATGTCGTGGTGCGAACGGGGGTGAGTCGGGGTGTCGAGGTGCGTGGTGGTCGCGCGGCGTCTCGCCGCGGTGGCGGCGGTCGTCGTGCTGGTCCTGACCGGTCACGGCGAGCGGCGCGATGCCGGCGGCCCAGCCACTCCACCCCCGCCGGTGACGACGAGCCGCTGACTCAGGCAGCCCACGGCATCGCGTCGCCGACAATCTTCGTCAGACGGCGTCCCGGCGCCCGTCAGGTGGCCAGGATGATGGTCATCGCCGCGTAGCTGGTCAGCAGCAGGATGCCCTCGAAGCCGAGTCGTCCCCAGCCGTACGCCTGCCGCACCAGCAGGCCGCCCAGCAGGATCGCGGTCATGAACAGCGCACTGGTGGTCACGAAGAGCTGAGCGTCGCCGGCGGCGTGGTAGATCGAGCCGCCGCGGTAGGCCACGTCGCCGACCACCAGGTTGAGGGCGTCCAGACTGTTGCCGCCGAGGACGGCGGCGATGGCCAGAGTCGGGGCGCCCCGGCGGACCGCTGCCACGGCGGTAACCGTCTCCGGGAGGGCGTTTACCGCGCCCATCAGGATTGCTCCGACGAAGCCTGCGCTCAGGTCGGTGACCAGCACCAGACTCTCGGCGGCCCGGGCGATGGCCCAACCGCCGATCGAGACCAGCAGACCCACCGCCGCGAAGCGTACCCAGAGCCGGGTGGAGCTGGTCCGGTCGAGGCTGCCGTGCTCGTGGGTGATGTCCGGCAGCGTCTCGGCGGTGGCGACGGCCCGCCACAGCGGACTGGCCCCGGAGCGGCGGACCAGATGCAGGCCGCCGAGGTAGGCGGCGACCATGGCGAGTGAGGCGGGGTGCAGGCCGGCCACGGTGACATCCGGCGTGTAGCGGCCGAGCAGGGCCAGCGAGAGCAGCACGATGAGGAGGACCCCGAAGAGCACGTTCGACAGCGACGCCGAGGCGTGTTCCAGGTTGGCCCGGCGGTGGAAGGCGTCCGCCACGGCGACAGCGGTGGTCTGGGTGGCGATCCCGCCGACCGCGTTGCTGTAGCCGAGCTGCGGCTGCTCCGCCGCCGCGGTGACGGCGGTCATCACGATGCCGGACAGCGACGTCGCCAGCCCGATGAAGACCGCGCCGAAGAACGCCTCCCCCCAGCCGGTTCGGTCGGCGAGCGTGTCGCCGAGGGCGACCAGGCGGATGCTGCCCAGCACCGTGAGGGTGCCCGCCACCCCGAAGACGGCGATGCTCGGCCCGGTTGGCCACGGCAGGCTGGTCAGTACGTCCGGCACCGGCCGGGGATTCCCAGATCTGTCCGATCGAATCCGGCAGTGGCGGATGTCCGTATCGTCATCCGCAGCGCGGCCTGGGGCGGAGCGGGTTGGGCGTTTCGCTGATGTCGGAACAGCCCGATGCCTATGGTTTTTACCATATTCGCCCTAGGGGGACGATTGTGAGTATTTTCCACGGAACTGTTGGCTTCTATCGGCAGTTCCGGCCGGACATTCCGGAGACAGTAGCCGATGTGTTGGACGGCGCGGTCCCCGCCGGTTCGCCACGGCGTCTGCTCGACATCGGCACCGGCGTCGGCCTCGTGGTGGAGGCCCTGCGGGGCCGGTTCGACGACATCATCGCCATCGACCCGGACCCCGAGATGCTCACCGCGGCCGAGAACGCACTCCGCCCGCGGCTACCCGACGACGCCCAGCTACGCCTGGAGGAGACCACCGCGGAGGAGTTCACCCCACCGGCCGGGTGGCAGGCCGACCTGGTGACGATCTGCCGAACGTTCCACTGGCTCGACAAGGCGAGGGTCCTGAACCAACTGGACGCACAGGTCAGCCGGGACGGTGCTGTCGCGATCTTCGCCGACAAGAGCTTCTGGGTTGCCCACCACGACTGGGAGATGGAAGTCCGGGCGGTGATCCAGGACTTTCTCGGCGAGCAACGTCGGGCGGGTGACGGCACGTTCCACGAGCAACGGCGTCCGGACATCCAGGTCCTGCGTAACTCGCCGTTCAGCCAGGTCGAGGAGTGCATCGTGCCGGTGCATCGGACCTGGACCGCCACCAGCATCCTTGGTTACCTGCACTCCACCACGTTCGCCGAGCCGGAACTCTTCGGCGACCGGCTCCATGAGTTCGACAACGCCGTACGTGCCGCCCTGGCCCGGTGTAGCGACACCGACACCTTCATCGAGGAGAACGAGTTCGTCATCCACCTTGGTTGGCGAGATCGGGCATGAACCACCGGCGTCGACAGCGAGGACCGGTACGGGAGCATCGACTTCGGGGTGTTCCGACGGGAGTTGGACCAGGCCCGCGCGGTCGCCGGCTCCGACACCGCCACCCAGGCCGAGGTTAACGCGCAGGCCCGGGCGTTACGGCTGGCGTACGAGCAACTGGTCCCGCGGGCCCGGCTGGTGCTCGAGAACACGTGCCGAACCTCGCTCATGCCGGCGACTCCGGTAGCTCCCCCGGCGCCGCGGTGGCAGCCCGGACGAGGTAGACCACGTCCGGTGCGCCTGCATCGGTCGGTGTCTCCAGCAGCTCCAGGTCGCCGAAGCGCTCCCGGAGTCGTTGCTCGAAGGCGTCGTCCCGGCTCGCGCTCCAGATCGCCAGGACACCCCCCGGTCGGAGCCGGCCGGCCACCAGGTCGAGCCCACGGTGGGCGTACAACTCGGCGTTGGCCTCGAAGACCAGCCAGTTGGGGCCGTTGTCGGTGTCCAGGCAGATGGCGTCGTACTGGTCGGCGGTGTCGGCCAACCAGGCGAGGATGTCCGCCTCGACGATCCGTACCCGGGGGTCGGCCTGCGCGGCGCCGGTGAGGGGGCGCAGGTGGCGGGCGTGCCAGCCGATCACGGTGGCCTCGATCTCAACGACGTCGATGGCGGCGACGTGTGGGTGCTCGACCGCGCGCAGCAGCGAGAACCCGACGCCGAGACCGCCGATGAGCAGCCGGGGCGCCGGGCCCGTGCACCTGCTCACCGCCGCGTCAACCAGCAGTCGCTCGGACCGGCCGTCCGCGGTGTCCATCAGGAAGACACCGTTGCTGATGACCTCGTAGCGGCCGTTCGTCTCGCGTAGCACCAGTTCACCCCGGCTGGTCGTCACCCGGTCCAGGGTGATCGGCGGTTGCCGGAAATCGTGCACGGTAAGTACCCCCGCGGGACGGTGAGAGACGGGACAGGTCAGGCGGGCCAACGCGTCGCATCACTATAGGCGCCGGTCAGCGAACCGCCCCGGGGACTTCTGCGTCCTAACCTTTCATGGTGGACGTAGACGATGGGGAGCTGTTGCGCCTCGTCGGTACGGGGGACCGCAGGGCGTTCGAGCTGCTGTACGCGCGGAACGCACCCTGGCTGTTGCTCCGGCTCCGGCGACGGTGCCGAGACCCGGAGCTGGCGCGAGAACTGCTGCAGGAGACGTTCCTGACGGTGTGGCGGGCTGCGGCCAGCTACCGGGGGGACGGGACCGCGGTGGGCTGGCTGTGGTCGATCGCCAGCGGCCGACTGATCGATGCCCGACGGCGGGCCTCGGTTCGTCCGCAGCTCGTGAACTCGCCGGGGGAGGGCACCCTCACCTGGTCGCCGTCGGCAGAGGACGAAGCCCTGACCCACGAGTACGACGCCGGGTTGGAACGGGCGCTGCGTCAGCTCCCGCCGGAGTTATGGACGGTGCTACAGGCAACGGTGTTGGACGGCCGGACCGTGCGGGAAGCGGCGACGTTGCTGGGGGTGCCGGAAGGCACGGTGAAGTCCCGGGCGATGCGCGCCCGGCAGCGGCTACGGGCCGCCCTGTCATGACCGGCGAGCATGTGAGTGCGCAGGTGCTGGCGGCGTACGCCGAGGAGCGGCTGGCCGACGGGGACGCCGAGTCGGTGGAGGCGCATCTCGACCGCTGTGACACCTGCCGGGCGAGTCTCGCGCCGAACGAGGCGGTGCGGCGGGTGGTCGCGGGGGTCGCGCTGGCGCTGGACGACCGGTTGTCAACACCGGGGCGGGTACGACCCGCCACCGGGTGGCGGCGGGTGCGGGTGTTGGTGGGTGCCGCACCGGCGGTACGGACCGCGTGGCTGCTCTCCGTACTCGTCACCGGGCTGCTGACCCTGGGGTTGGCGGTCAGTCCGCGGACGCTGCCACCGTGGGTGCTGCTGCTGATCGCCCCGGCGCTGCCGGTGATCGGTACGGCCCTGTCGTACGGGCGGCGCACCGACCCGCTGCACGAGGTGGTGGCGGGGACACCGCAGGGGGGCCTGCGAATCGTGCTGTGGCGCACGCTGTCGGTGCTCACCGTGGCCACGCCGGTCGCGGTGCTGGCCGCCGTAGTGACCGGTGTCAGCACTCCCCTGATGTGGATGCTGCCGGGTGCCGCGTTGACCGCCGGCACGCTGGCGCTCGGCTCCCTGATCGAGCCGACGTACGCCGCTGCGGTGGTGGCGGGCGGGTGGGCGGTGGTGGTGCTGGCGCCGCCGGTTGGTGGGCTGGTGGTCGTGGCCTCGAGTGCCCCGGTGTGGCTGGCCGTGACCGGGGTGGCCGTTGTCGTGCTGTACGTGCGGCGGGAACGAGTGGGGAGACAGGCGGGATGACGACAGTCAGCGTGGCCGGCCTGCGGGTCAGCTACGGAAAGCGGGTCGTCCTCGACGACCTGGCCATCGAGCTGGGCGTGGGCGTGCACGGGCTGCTCGGCCCGAACGGTGCCGGCAAGACGACCCTGATGCGAGTGCTGGCCACGGTGCTGCGCCCGGATCGGGGGGAGGTCCGGCTGCTGGGGCACCGCACTGACGACCGGGTGGGGCTGCGCCAGGCCCGTCGCCGGTTGGGCTACCTGCCCCAGGCGTTCGGCTTCTACCCGCGCTTCACTGTCCGGGAGTTCGTCGAGTACTTCGCCTGGCTGCGGGAGATGCCGGCGGCGCGGATACCGCTCGCGGTGGATCGGGCCATCGAGCGGGTCGGCCTGCTCGACCGGGCGGATGACCGGATGAAGCACCTCTCCGGCGGAATGCTGCGGCGCGCCGGTATCGCCCAGGCCATCGTGAATGACCCGCGGGTGTTGCTGTTGGATGAGCCGACGGCCGGGCTGGACCCGGAGCAGCGGGTGGAGTTCCGAACGCTGCTGCGGGAGCTGGGCCTCGATGCCGTGGTGCTGGTCAGCACGCATCTGGTCGAGGATGTCGCGGCGGCGTGCGCGCGGGTCAGCCTGGTCGACGACGGGCGACTGGTCTTCGCCGGACTCCCGGGGGAGCTGATCGCGGCCGGCGGGGACGGCGACAGCGGTGACTCCCCGATTGAGCGGGGCTACACGGCGGTGTTGCGCGGCGCGCGGCAGGTGACGCGGTGAGGCGTGCGCTGTGGGTGGAGCTACGCCGCGGCACCGCACCCTACGCGGCGCTGGCGATGTTCGGGGCCGGGGTGTGGGTGCTGGCGGCGCACCCGGACGACTGGGCCGGCCGCTGGGTCGGCCTCGCCGACTACCTGCGGGTGTCACTGCTGGCCCTCTGCCCCCTCATGGTTAGCGCCGGGGCGTGGCAAGCCGGCCGGGAGCGGCGACGCGACATCGGCGAGCTGGTCGCCGCCACCCCACGTCCGGGTTGGCACTCGCTGGTGGCGGCCTGGCTCGCCGTGACCCTGGCCGGGATCGCCGGCCTGGTGGTCGCGTTCGCCGGGGCGGCGGTGTTGGTCGCGCGGGTCGCGACCTACGGCGGTGGGGACTGGTGGCAGCGGGCGGCCGTCGGGGTCCTCGCCCTGGCCGCCGCCAGCGCGGGTGGTGTCCTCGTCGGCCGGCGGGTCCCGTTGCGGGTGGCGGCGCCGATCGCCGGCCTGGCCACCTACCTGGGCCTGGCAATCCTGACCTACTGGAACGCGGCCCCCGCGCGGCTCTCCCCAGCCTACGGCGGCAGGTGGATGTACTCGCTGGTGCCGGAGTGGGTCACTGGGTTGCAGGTCACCTGGCTGGTGGCGTTGACCGCGCTGCTGCTCGCCGTCGCCGTACGCCGGGGGCGCGTGGCGCTGCTGGCCGGTGCGGTCGCCGTCGCCGCCGCGGTCCCGATCAGCACCGCGCCGAGCTGGAATCGCGCGCCAGCCGACCCGGCCGCGGTGGAGCTGGTCTGCACGACCAGCGGCCCGGAGGTCTGCCTGACCCGGGTCAACGCCTTTCTGCTCGACGAGGTCGCGGCGGTAGCGCAGCCGATCCTGGCCCGGCTTGACGGGATACCCGGAGCGCCCCGGCAGGCGGTTGATCAGACCGTCCGGCCGGCCGGTGCGTCCGTCGTGGAGGATGCCGACACGGTCTGGCTCGACCTGGACTTCCAGGCCACCCCACTCGGTGGCCTGGCCAACGTCGACTATCTGCGTTCGGCCTTTCGCCAGATGGCTGGGGTTGAGTGTGCGTACTCGTCAGCGGTGGACCAAAGGGATCAGCGGATTCACCAGGCCGACAACATGGCCACCGACTGGCTGCTCGACGGGACGGTGTTCGGGGTAGGGGGAGCATCGGCCGGGCTCCGCGAGCTGCCGCCGTCGGCGCAGCGCACCTGGTTCGCCGACTACCTCGACGCCGCCGGTCGCTGTGACCTCCCGGCCCTGGTCCGCCTGGCGGAGCAGCCGTGATCGCCCGGCTGCTCCGGCTGCATCTGCGTGTCCGGGGAGCGTCGGCCTTCGTGGCCGGGGTCAGCGTCATCACGCTGCTGGCCTGGGCCGGCGGAACCTGGCTCGCCGGCCGGTCCTTCTTGGATGGGCCGGCCGCCCGCCTCCCCGTGGTCGTGCTGGCCCCGCTGCTGTCCGCGGTGCTGCTCGGGCCCACCCTGGCCGGAGTCGACGAGGAGCTCGAACGCGGCACTCCGCTGCGCTGGCGGGTTTGGCGGGCCGGACATGTTCTCCTCGCCGTCCTCGCCGTGGCCACGGCGCTCGTTCTGACGGGGCTGCGTGCCCCCGAGACGTTCGGTGCCCACGCGCTGGCCCGCAACACGCTCGGCTGGATCGGCCTGGTCGCTGGCGCCACGGCGCTGCTGGGCGCGCGGCTGGCGTGGCTGCCGGCCTTTGGCTATGGGTGTGCGGTCTACTTCGCCGCGCCCCGGGACGCCGGCGTGCTCGCGGCGTTGTGGGCCTGGCCGGTGCAGACCTCCACCGCTGCTGCCTCGTGGTGGGCCGCCGGTGGGGTTCTCGCGCTCGGCCTCGTCGGCTACGCGCACGGTGGCGCCGCCGTCGATCGTCGTTCCCGTCGCAATTGATCACCATCCGAAGTGCACTGATCGCAAGCGTTCACAACCCTCACGTTGGTCGGTATGGTGTCCCGAATGCGTCGCTTTAGGATGCTCCTGCGGCGCGGTAGTCGGGGGCTCCCAGTCAAGACAAGACGGAGGACGGATCGTGACGGTTCCGCAGGAGGCTGGCGTACCAGTCGCCCGCATGACGTTCGAGGAGTTCCAGGCGCTCGGCCCCGGCGGCCTGTTCAAGACCGACGTACCGGTGGTGATCTCACTTCCGGAGAGTGTGCGTGGGCTCGGGCGTGAGGGTGTGGCGGCCCGCCTGGCCGACATGACCGTCACCCTGTTCACCGAACCGGGCGACAAGAACCACCCCGGGCGCTGGGAGACCCGGGACATCACCCTTCGGGACTTCTTCGCCGACGAGCGCCACCTGACCGAGTCCGACACCTGGCACCGGGTGGTGTCGAACATCCGGAACAGCCCGGCCGACGTCAACGCCGTGGTCGGCTTCGACGCGGAAGGGTTCTTCGGCTACGGCAGTTCGTTGTACGCGGCCAACCTCTGGATCAGCCACCGCGGCGTCTTCACCAAGAACCACTTCGACGAGTTCGAGAATTTCAACATCGCGCTGGAGGGCCGCAAACGGTTCATCATCGCGCCGCCCGGGTCCCGCGACTACTACCCCCGGTCGATGCTGCGCGGATTCGGGGACAAGTCCCAGGTGTTCGACCTCGACAATGTCGACCTGGGGCGCTATCCGAGAGTGGCGCCGAAGCTCGCCCAGCGCCGCGACTTCGTCCTCGAACCCGGCCACATGCTCTACCTGCCGCTCGGCTGGTGGCACCAGGCCGAATCCCTCGATCCCATCAACATCAACGTCAACTTCTGGTTGAAGTCGAAGAAGATTCTGCGCCGGCCACACGTTCTGGGTGTCGCCCTCTACACGTACGCCTACCGGCGGGTCAAGGGCGTATACAGCTACCAGCCCACCGAGGTGAGCTCGTGAGCGACCGCAAGACCATCACCCCCACGCACCGCTACCGCAACAACGACAAGCTCATCGGCATCGGCAACGCCTTCTGGAACATGTCCGAGGCGAACGGAGTGGCCGGCATCGTTGGTGACCTCGCCGACGGCGTCTTCACCATGGCCGACGGTCACCACTTCGTGAACTTCACCGTCTGCTCCTATCTGGACCTGGACACCCACCCGAAGGTCATCGACGGCGCGATCGCGGCGCTGCGCCGGTTCAACGTGCTGGACCACTGCATCCCGCGCACCCGGGTGCAGACGCCGGTGCTGCTGGAGCTGGAGGAGTCGCTCGGCGAACTGTTCGGCGCGATGGTGATCAGCGCGGTCTCCACCGCGGCGGCCAGCACCGGCCTGCTGCCGCTGATCGCCTCCGGTCACCTCGGCAACGGCACCCGGCCGCTGATGGTCTTCGACAAGAACGCCCACGTGTCGCTGGCCAACGCCAAGCCGAGCTGCGCCGACGAGTCCGAGGTCGTTACCTGCAAGCACCATG comes from Salinispora tropica CNB-440 and encodes:
- a CDS encoding sodium:calcium antiporter produces the protein MPDVLTSLPWPTGPSIAVFGVAGTLTVLGSIRLVALGDTLADRTGWGEAFFGAVFIGLATSLSGIVMTAVTAAAEQPQLGYSNAVGGIATQTTAVAVADAFHRRANLEHASASLSNVLFGVLLIVLLSLALLGRYTPDVTVAGLHPASLAMVAAYLGGLHLVRRSGASPLWRAVATAETLPDITHEHGSLDRTSSTRLWVRFAAVGLLVSIGGWAIARAAESLVLVTDLSAGFVGAILMGAVNALPETVTAVAAVRRGAPTLAIAAVLGGNSLDALNLVVGDVAYRGGSIYHAAGDAQLFVTTSALFMTAILLGGLLVRQAYGWGRLGFEGILLLTSYAAMTIILAT
- a CDS encoding class I SAM-dependent methyltransferase, which translates into the protein MSIFHGTVGFYRQFRPDIPETVADVLDGAVPAGSPRRLLDIGTGVGLVVEALRGRFDDIIAIDPDPEMLTAAENALRPRLPDDAQLRLEETTAEEFTPPAGWQADLVTICRTFHWLDKARVLNQLDAQVSRDGAVAIFADKSFWVAHHDWEMEVRAVIQDFLGEQRRAGDGTFHEQRRPDIQVLRNSPFSQVEECIVPVHRTWTATSILGYLHSTTFAEPELFGDRLHEFDNAVRAALARCSDTDTFIEENEFVIHLGWRDRA
- a CDS encoding spermidine synthase; amino-acid sequence: MHDFRQPPITLDRVTTSRGELVLRETNGRYEVISNGVFLMDTADGRSERLLVDAAVSRCTGPAPRLLIGGLGVGFSLLRAVEHPHVAAIDVVEIEATVIGWHARHLRPLTGAAQADPRVRIVEADILAWLADTADQYDAICLDTDNGPNWLVFEANAELYAHRGLDLVAGRLRPGGVLAIWSASRDDAFEQRLRERFGDLELLETPTDAGAPDVVYLVRAATAAPGELPESPA
- a CDS encoding RNA polymerase sigma factor translates to MVDVDDGELLRLVGTGDRRAFELLYARNAPWLLLRLRRRCRDPELARELLQETFLTVWRAAASYRGDGTAVGWLWSIASGRLIDARRRASVRPQLVNSPGEGTLTWSPSAEDEALTHEYDAGLERALRQLPPELWTVLQATVLDGRTVREAATLLGVPEGTVKSRAMRARQRLRAALS
- a CDS encoding zf-HC2 domain-containing protein, with the translated sequence MTGEHVSAQVLAAYAEERLADGDAESVEAHLDRCDTCRASLAPNEAVRRVVAGVALALDDRLSTPGRVRPATGWRRVRVLVGAAPAVRTAWLLSVLVTGLLTLGLAVSPRTLPPWVLLLIAPALPVIGTALSYGRRTDPLHEVVAGTPQGGLRIVLWRTLSVLTVATPVAVLAAVVTGVSTPLMWMLPGAALTAGTLALGSLIEPTYAAAVVAGGWAVVVLAPPVGGLVVVASSAPVWLAVTGVAVVVLYVRRERVGRQAG
- a CDS encoding ABC transporter ATP-binding protein — protein: MTTVSVAGLRVSYGKRVVLDDLAIELGVGVHGLLGPNGAGKTTLMRVLATVLRPDRGEVRLLGHRTDDRVGLRQARRRLGYLPQAFGFYPRFTVREFVEYFAWLREMPAARIPLAVDRAIERVGLLDRADDRMKHLSGGMLRRAGIAQAIVNDPRVLLLDEPTAGLDPEQRVEFRTLLRELGLDAVVLVSTHLVEDVAAACARVSLVDDGRLVFAGLPGELIAAGGDGDSGDSPIERGYTAVLRGARQVTR
- a CDS encoding cupin-like domain-containing protein; this encodes MTFEEFQALGPGGLFKTDVPVVISLPESVRGLGREGVAARLADMTVTLFTEPGDKNHPGRWETRDITLRDFFADERHLTESDTWHRVVSNIRNSPADVNAVVGFDAEGFFGYGSSLYAANLWISHRGVFTKNHFDEFENFNIALEGRKRFIIAPPGSRDYYPRSMLRGFGDKSQVFDLDNVDLGRYPRVAPKLAQRRDFVLEPGHMLYLPLGWWHQAESLDPININVNFWLKSKKILRRPHVLGVALYTYAYRRVKGVYSYQPTEVSS